One genomic segment of Methanobrevibacter ruminantium includes these proteins:
- a CDS encoding nascent polypeptide-associated complex protein produces MIPGMNPKQLKNMQRQMKKMGMDMKEIEGVQEVIIRCDDKDLIISPADVSLMTVMGQETYQVTGTAVEVEKEIEIPQEDIEMVANTAGVSAADAEEALRETGGDLAEAILKLNS; encoded by the coding sequence ATGATACCTGGTATGAACCCAAAGCAATTAAAGAACATGCAAAGACAAATGAAGAAAATGGGTATGGACATGAAGGAAATTGAAGGTGTCCAAGAAGTTATTATTCGTTGTGATGATAAGGATTTAATCATTTCACCTGCAGATGTAAGCTTAATGACTGTTATGGGTCAAGAAACCTATCAAGTCACTGGAACTGCAGTTGAAGTTGAAAAAGAAATTGAAATTCCACAAGAAGACATTGAAATGGTTGCTAACACTGCTGGTGTAAGTGCTGCAGATGCTGAAGAAGCATTAAGAGAAACTGGTGGAGATTTAGCAGAAGCTATTTTAAAATTAAATAGTTAA
- a CDS encoding YhgE/Pip domain-containing protein: MRELNLGSGLGNVHELLKKDFRDVFTKNPIVVLTLLAIIILPSLYALINIQACWDPYDNTGNLEFAVANLDKGATFDGEKINVGDQLEDELKRNDDFYWTFVSEDELREGVNNGTYYAGIVIPKNFSSSIKSITSDDPHSAELEYIVNRKSNPMASKLSDSAARAVYNKVNAKIVQFINVAAYEKLGDLQSALASGASQMSSGAGQLSAGASKVQSGASQVKSGANDLKKGANDLSAGSSQVKDGSSQISSSANQISAGSSQVQESAKQLDSSVDESSLPDQIKPVVHGSKELANASSDLAGASSNLAQGSSKLANGSVDLANGASSVATGGSQLADGSVSLAAGSALLANGASSALYSASSGLAGAADSLSSITGVNESEVGEYIYSPVVLKENELYAVPDYGSEVAPFYLVLSMWVGAIITCVMLRTGQSTGTKYTPSEMYFGKLLIFLVMAVLETTVTLIGAFILGIKMTNPLLFVLSAYFIALIFMLICYSLISALGHIGKGLAVIWLVFQISGTGGIYPIQLMGEFLQVVSPYMPMTHGITLLRETALGLIWSNYIPSFLILIAMGAITLVLALVVKMFADKRAHWFEEKLNETDLF; this comes from the coding sequence ATGAGAGAATTAAATTTAGGAAGTGGGCTAGGTAATGTACATGAACTTCTTAAGAAGGATTTTAGGGATGTATTCACTAAAAATCCAATTGTTGTCTTGACATTGCTTGCCATTATAATTTTACCTTCTTTATATGCTCTTATAAACATTCAAGCTTGTTGGGATCCTTACGACAATACCGGAAATCTTGAGTTTGCAGTTGCAAATTTGGATAAAGGTGCAACATTTGATGGTGAAAAAATTAATGTAGGGGACCAACTGGAAGATGAATTGAAAAGAAATGATGATTTCTATTGGACATTTGTAAGTGAAGATGAACTGCGGGAGGGGGTTAATAATGGAACGTATTATGCTGGAATTGTCATTCCAAAAAATTTCAGCAGTTCAATCAAATCAATTACCTCTGATGACCCTCATTCTGCAGAATTGGAATATATTGTTAATAGAAAATCCAATCCAATGGCTTCTAAATTAAGTGATTCTGCAGCAAGGGCGGTTTACAATAAGGTCAATGCAAAGATTGTCCAATTCATTAATGTTGCTGCATATGAAAAATTGGGAGACTTGCAGTCTGCACTTGCATCAGGGGCAAGTCAAATGTCATCTGGTGCTGGACAATTAAGTGCAGGTGCTTCAAAAGTCCAATCTGGGGCTTCCCAAGTTAAATCTGGAGCAAATGATTTGAAAAAAGGAGCTAATGATCTTTCTGCAGGTTCTTCTCAAGTCAAAGATGGCTCTTCACAGATTTCATCATCTGCAAATCAGATTTCTGCTGGTTCATCTCAAGTGCAGGAATCTGCAAAGCAATTAGACAGTTCTGTTGATGAAAGTTCATTGCCTGATCAGATTAAGCCAGTTGTGCATGGTTCTAAGGAATTGGCTAATGCAAGTTCTGATTTGGCTGGGGCTTCAAGCAATCTTGCACAGGGCTCTTCAAAATTAGCAAATGGTTCAGTTGATTTGGCTAATGGTGCTTCCAGTGTTGCAACTGGTGGTTCTCAATTGGCGGATGGTTCTGTAAGCTTGGCTGCAGGTTCTGCATTGCTTGCTAATGGTGCTTCTTCTGCATTGTATTCCGCTTCAAGCGGTCTTGCAGGTGCAGCAGATTCTCTTTCAAGTATAACCGGTGTGAATGAAAGTGAAGTGGGAGAGTATATTTATTCTCCAGTTGTCTTAAAGGAAAATGAATTATATGCTGTTCCAGATTATGGTTCTGAAGTCGCTCCGTTCTATTTGGTTTTATCCATGTGGGTAGGGGCAATAATTACTTGTGTGATGCTTAGGACCGGCCAGTCAACAGGAACCAAATACACTCCTTCTGAAATGTACTTTGGTAAGCTATTGATTTTCTTGGTTATGGCAGTTTTAGAAACTACAGTGACTCTTATCGGTGCATTTATATTGGGAATCAAAATGACCAATCCGTTGCTATTTGTGCTTTCGGCTTATTTCATTGCCTTGATATTCATGCTGATTTGTTATTCCTTGATTTCTGCATTAGGTCATATTGGAAAAGGATTAGCTGTAATTTGGCTTGTATTCCAAATTTCAGGTACTGGAGGTATTTATCCTATTCAATTGATGGGGGAATTCCTTCAAGTGGTCAGTCCATATATGCCAATGACTCATGGAATCACTTTGCTTAGGGAAACTGCATTAGGATTGATTTGGTCTAATTACATTCCATCATTCTTGATATTGATTGCTATGGGTGCTATAACATTGGTATTAGCATTGGTAGTGAAAATGTTTGCAGATAAAAGAGCGCATTGGTTTGAAGAAAAATTAAATGAAACTGACTTGTTCTAA
- a CDS encoding pyrroline-5-carboxylate reductase family protein, whose product MKIGVIGYGNMGSMIVNNILKLNLLLDDEELIVSNRHLNKFESLIEEYPEENLSITSDNKEVATQCQKILISVKTPQFKEIIEEIKPFLNESTHIIYTCSGLNFNHIKQYFDGKLSLVIPTLASTVTSNNSISSLARRKGVTLVKHNSKVELQERLFVEDLFNEFSYVRRIDNPIYFNEEENNLDPSDNELEISTIISSCGPAFIAMMIKKFTQTCSESSNISQDEIEDMILKTVIGTAMLKDDQGLSNEDIINKVATKGGITQEGVDLLDKKFNKISKALIKTLLSRYDEVNDEMNKTYLKK is encoded by the coding sequence ATGAAAATAGGAGTTATCGGATACGGAAATATGGGTTCAATGATAGTAAATAACATACTAAAGCTTAATTTACTATTAGATGACGAAGAATTAATTGTTTCAAATAGACACCTTAATAAATTTGAAAGTTTAATTGAAGAATATCCAGAAGAAAATTTAAGCATTACTTCAGATAACAAAGAAGTCGCAACACAATGTCAAAAAATCCTTATTTCCGTCAAAACTCCTCAATTTAAGGAAATCATAGAAGAAATCAAACCTTTCCTCAATGAAAGCACACACATCATATACACCTGTTCAGGACTTAACTTCAATCACATCAAACAGTATTTTGATGGAAAGTTAAGTCTAGTCATTCCTACTTTAGCTTCTACAGTAACTTCAAATAACTCAATAAGTTCACTGGCAAGAAGAAAAGGAGTTACACTCGTTAAGCACAATTCCAAAGTTGAACTTCAGGAAAGACTCTTTGTTGAAGACCTTTTCAATGAATTCAGTTACGTTAGGAGAATTGACAATCCAATTTACTTCAATGAAGAGGAAAACAATCTCGACCCAAGCGATAATGAATTAGAAATTAGTACAATAATCAGCAGTTGCGGACCTGCATTCATTGCAATGATGATTAAGAAGTTTACTCAAACTTGCAGCGAATCATCAAACATATCCCAAGATGAAATAGAGGATATGATCTTAAAGACAGTGATTGGAACTGCAATGCTAAAGGACGACCAAGGATTATCCAATGAAGACATAATCAATAAGGTGGCCACTAAAGGAGGAATCACTCAAGAGGGAGTGGATTTATTGGATAAAAAATTCAATAAGATTAGCAAAGCATTAATCAAAACATTATTAAGTAGATATGATGAAGTTAATGATGAAATGAATAAAACATATCTTAAAAAATAG
- a CDS encoding alpha/beta fold hydrolase, with the protein MNLRHFNNLAYEGIGEENSETILFLHTKLLDKWIWKRQKEDYDKHFKGFHCIFLDLPNHGESISEEEFSIEKSSIEISEFINYIIINKGIEKANIVALGIGGSIAIEILNENPQMIGNLILSGLEIADYKESESDSIANGLAKAQSEYLNEKSDIFITKAYLRYFGIKKEHYNDVERILERSVSEERKIAFESLNYTIPGSLKDNEDIIEKENVLIIYGTKEDLNCTKSAIDLKNTLTNAKLVEIVRGNHLWNIIDNELFNTIISNFIKDNHIEENSKINIIE; encoded by the coding sequence ATGAATTTAAGACATTTCAATAATTTGGCTTATGAAGGGATTGGAGAGGAAAACAGTGAAACAATACTGTTTTTGCATACCAAATTATTAGACAAATGGATTTGGAAAAGGCAAAAGGAAGATTATGATAAACACTTCAAGGGATTCCACTGCATATTCCTTGATTTGCCAAATCATGGAGAAAGCATTTCAGAAGAGGAATTCAGCATAGAAAAATCATCTATTGAAATATCTGAATTCATAAATTATATTATCATCAATAAGGGCATTGAAAAAGCAAATATTGTAGCTTTAGGCATCGGCGGATCAATAGCTATTGAAATACTTAATGAAAATCCACAAATGATAGGCAATCTCATATTATCTGGACTTGAAATAGCAGACTATAAGGAAAGCGAATCCGATAGCATTGCAAATGGACTCGCAAAGGCCCAATCAGAATACCTAAATGAAAAATCAGACATTTTCATAACAAAGGCATATTTGAGATATTTTGGAATCAAAAAGGAACATTACAATGATGTTGAAAGAATCTTAGAGAGATCAGTTAGTGAAGAAAGGAAAATAGCTTTCGAATCATTGAATTACACAATTCCTGGAAGCCTAAAGGACAATGAAGACATCATTGAAAAGGAAAATGTCCTAATAATCTATGGAACTAAGGAAGACTTGAACTGTACAAAGTCAGCAATAGACTTGAAAAACACATTAACTAATGCCAAGTTAGTGGAAATCGTAAGAGGAAACCACCTTTGGAACATAATTGATAATGAATTGTTCAACACCATAATCAGCAATTTCATTAAAGACAACCATATCGAAGAGAATTCAAAAATAAACATCATTGAATAA
- a CDS encoding FprA family A-type flavoprotein, giving the protein MKADAYKIVDNVYWVGVLDWDIRDYHGYSLNGTTYNCYLVFGEDKVALIDNVYPGKSEQFWGRIKDAFEKEEREFKIDVVIQNHIENDHSGSLSEVVAKFPDVEVYCSKKAEPGLKNHLPELADFEFNTVKTGDSLDIGGKTFQFVNAPMLHWPDSMFTMLMEDGILFSNDAFGQHICLSERLDSDVDPVILTEAARKYYANLITLSSPMVGRKIEELAKLGLVDVLKMIAPCHGQIFTDPSFILDLYTKWSTGTYEGNKITFIYDTMHHSTQRMAHAMAEGVMSEGVKVKMYFMHDDDKSDAVTDVLDSKAIFVGAPTMMNNPFPGIGDVMYYLNCLSFGNIETKKAVVFGSKGWAGGSARILAANLEGAGFEVVEQMELDFKPTEEQLEECYELGKKVAQMIKE; this is encoded by the coding sequence ATGAAGGCTGATGCATACAAAATCGTAGATAATGTTTATTGGGTAGGAGTTTTAGACTGGGATATCCGTGATTACCATGGATACAGCTTAAATGGAACTACCTACAACTGTTATTTAGTATTTGGGGAAGATAAAGTAGCTTTAATCGATAATGTTTATCCTGGAAAATCCGAACAGTTCTGGGGAAGAATTAAAGATGCATTCGAGAAGGAAGAAAGAGAATTCAAAATCGATGTAGTTATCCAAAACCACATTGAAAACGACCACAGCGGTTCCTTAAGTGAAGTTGTTGCTAAATTCCCTGATGTTGAAGTTTACTGTTCCAAAAAAGCGGAACCAGGTCTTAAGAACCATTTGCCTGAACTTGCAGACTTTGAATTCAATACAGTAAAAACCGGTGACTCATTGGATATTGGTGGAAAGACTTTCCAATTCGTAAATGCACCTATGCTTCACTGGCCTGACAGTATGTTTACAATGTTAATGGAAGATGGAATCTTGTTTTCCAACGATGCATTCGGTCAGCACATCTGCTTGTCTGAAAGACTAGACAGCGATGTGGATCCAGTCATATTGACTGAAGCTGCAAGAAAATATTACGCTAACTTGATTACCCTTTCATCTCCAATGGTTGGAAGAAAAATTGAAGAGCTTGCAAAATTAGGATTGGTGGATGTTCTTAAAATGATTGCTCCATGCCACGGTCAAATCTTCACTGACCCAAGCTTTATCCTTGACCTTTACACAAAATGGTCCACTGGTACTTATGAAGGAAACAAGATCACCTTCATTTACGACACTATGCACCATTCAACCCAAAGAATGGCTCATGCTATGGCTGAAGGTGTAATGAGTGAAGGAGTAAAAGTCAAGATGTACTTCATGCATGATGATGACAAATCCGATGCGGTGACTGATGTTCTTGATTCCAAAGCAATCTTTGTAGGTGCTCCTACCATGATGAACAATCCTTTCCCAGGTATTGGGGATGTAATGTACTACTTGAACTGTCTCAGTTTTGGAAACATTGAAACCAAAAAGGCAGTTGTCTTCGGTTCAAAAGGTTGGGCAGGAGGTTCTGCAAGAATCTTGGCAGCAAACCTTGAAGGTGCTGGATTTGAAGTCGTTGAACAAATGGAACTTGACTTCAAGCCAACTGAAGAGCAACTTGAAGAATGCTATGAATTAGGTAAGAAAGTAGCTCAAATGATTAAAGAATAG
- a CDS encoding DUF2283 domain-containing protein has translation MKSKDNIFEVEYFYNESIDTLGIKVKRDFQYGQTVEMDEGILLDFDRDNVPTAFELLNASEKLSVPKESFEKMHCFNMKVCVDKDSILMCALFGFMIPNEDDEYELSYFIENNFDFIPTEAELVIA, from the coding sequence GTGAAATCAAAAGATAATATATTTGAAGTTGAATATTTTTACAATGAATCTATAGATACTTTAGGCATAAAAGTTAAAAGAGATTTTCAATATGGTCAAACAGTTGAAATGGATGAAGGCATTTTATTGGATTTTGATAGAGATAACGTTCCAACTGCATTCGAGCTGCTTAATGCTTCAGAAAAATTGAGTGTTCCTAAAGAAAGCTTTGAAAAAATGCATTGTTTTAATATGAAAGTTTGTGTTGATAAAGATTCCATTCTAATGTGTGCACTATTTGGATTTATGATTCCAAATGAAGATGATGAATATGAATTAAGTTACTTCATTGAAAATAACTTTGATTTTATTCCTACTGAAGCGGAATTGGTGATAGCTTAA
- a CDS encoding tetratricopeptide repeat protein: MLDRDFNKDGQTYFELKEYKMAIECFKKAIEINPEDEVAWFNIGFAYFKLKDYNSSIDSFEKAISLFDRILNENPDDDMAKECRSLAEHMIKQISSKEEKKHEYVNIVGIVTKVRDPMELKESECLQIIEFSDSSSAIRAILWNENAGLDIKKGDIIGIQNGFVEYDSEESVGYRINTDENSRIHVNPKLEDGLVQFLKESVDISLTDIKDIGEDSTEIDILARVITLFETYSFKTKDDSGIVRSAILADNTGTIKAFFWNEKAQVPTISKAYKIENAIARQTDDGMELHIGQGSRMIDGDSLSIEERANLKSFEELESLLYASKSIKDLKENDMNIKVIGKIIDVQDTFEFEENGNVFLVRVIEIEDDTGSIKVNLWDEMADSIYAEGEFIKIQNPTVVYNKNTSNLELSVGDNSNIIDASFK; the protein is encoded by the coding sequence ATGTTAGATAGAGATTTCAATAAGGATGGACAGACTTATTTTGAATTGAAAGAATACAAAATGGCTATTGAATGCTTTAAAAAAGCCATAGAAATCAATCCAGAAGATGAGGTGGCTTGGTTCAATATTGGATTTGCCTATTTTAAACTAAAGGATTACAATAGTTCAATCGATTCATTTGAGAAAGCAATTTCCCTTTTTGACCGCATATTAAATGAAAATCCTGATGATGATATGGCTAAGGAATGCAGATCTTTAGCAGAGCATATGATCAAGCAAATTTCCTCAAAAGAAGAGAAAAAGCATGAATATGTCAATATCGTAGGTATAGTTACAAAAGTTCGTGACCCTATGGAACTTAAAGAGTCCGAATGCCTTCAAATCATCGAATTCAGTGATTCATCATCTGCAATCAGGGCAATTCTCTGGAATGAAAACGCTGGTCTGGACATTAAGAAAGGAGACATTATCGGAATACAAAATGGTTTTGTTGAATATGACAGCGAAGAGTCAGTGGGATACAGAATCAATACAGACGAAAATTCAAGAATACATGTCAATCCTAAATTGGAAGATGGATTGGTTCAATTTTTAAAGGAATCTGTTGACATTTCATTGACTGATATTAAGGATATTGGAGAAGATTCAACAGAAATCGATATTTTGGCTAGAGTAATCACATTGTTTGAAACTTATTCATTTAAGACTAAGGATGATTCAGGGATTGTCAGATCAGCTATTCTTGCAGACAATACTGGAACCATTAAAGCCTTCTTTTGGAATGAGAAAGCTCAAGTTCCAACCATATCTAAAGCATATAAGATTGAAAATGCAATAGCAAGACAAACTGATGACGGTATGGAACTTCATATAGGTCAAGGTTCAAGGATGATTGATGGGGATAGTTTGTCCATTGAAGAAAGGGCTAATCTAAAATCATTTGAAGAGCTTGAAAGCTTATTATATGCTTCTAAAAGCATAAAGGACTTGAAAGAAAATGATATGAATATTAAAGTCATAGGAAAAATAATTGATGTTCAAGACACTTTTGAGTTTGAAGAAAACGGAAATGTATTTTTAGTTAGGGTTATTGAGATTGAAGATGATACCGGATCCATAAAAGTTAATTTATGGGATGAAATGGCTGACTCCATATATGCGGAGGGAGAATTTATCAAGATTCAGAATCCAACAGTTGTTTATAATAAAAATACGTCTAATTTGGAGTTAAGTGTTGGGGATAATTCTAATATAATTGATGCTTCTTTCAAGTAA